The following are from one region of the Ruficoccus sp. ZRK36 genome:
- the rpsI gene encoding 30S ribosomal protein S9 produces MSTATESETFTAVGRRKTSVARIRLRRGEGKLVVNGRPLEAYFPTEMLAKRATRPLDVAELSGEMDCTFLVEGGGCVSQAGAVSHALARALQKYNPELRPALKKVGLITRDPRMKERKKSGQPGARKRFQFSKR; encoded by the coding sequence GAAACCTTTACCGCCGTCGGTCGGCGTAAGACCTCTGTAGCCCGCATCCGCCTCCGTCGCGGCGAAGGTAAGCTGGTCGTCAACGGCCGTCCGCTCGAAGCCTATTTCCCGACTGAAATGCTGGCCAAGCGCGCCACCCGTCCGCTGGACGTGGCTGAACTGTCAGGTGAGATGGACTGCACATTCCTCGTCGAAGGCGGCGGTTGTGTCAGCCAGGCCGGGGCCGTTTCCCACGCCCTCGCCCGCGCCCTGCAAAAGTACAATCCGGAGCTGCGTCCGGCCCTCAAGAAGGTGGGCCTGATCACCCGTGACCCCCGCATGAAGGAACGCAAGAAGTCCGGTCAGCCGGGCGCCCGTAAGCGATTCCAGTTCTCCAAGCGGTAA